A genomic segment from Solidesulfovibrio carbinolicus encodes:
- a CDS encoding type II toxin-antitoxin system RelE/ParE family toxin: MPHLKLVWSPAALLGVQRAYRFLAEKDADAARAAVSAIRKYAAILKKFPNAGRPAEDLDPEHRELLIPFGLSGYVLVYELHAEMILVLALRHQKEAGY; this comes from the coding sequence ATGCCACATTTGAAGCTGGTGTGGTCGCCTGCCGCGCTCCTGGGCGTGCAGCGGGCCTACCGTTTCCTTGCCGAAAAGGACGCCGACGCCGCGCGGGCCGCGGTGTCGGCCATCAGAAAATACGCGGCTATCTTGAAAAAATTTCCCAACGCCGGCCGTCCGGCCGAGGATTTGGACCCGGAACACCGGGAATTGCTGATTCCCTTCGGCCTGTCCGGGTATGTGCTGGTCTACGAGTTGCATGCCGAAATGATCCTGGTGTTGGCCCTGCGCCACCAAAAAGAAGCCGGGTACTGA